The Hymenobacter sp. 5317J-9 genome has a window encoding:
- the yihA gene encoding ribosome biogenesis GTP-binding protein YihA/YsxC, translating to MIIHDAQFLTSNSRAELCPAPTLPEYAFIGRSNVGKSSLINMLTERKGLAKTSASPGKTQLINHFIINDKWFLVDLPGYGYAKVSKTSRAEWTRMINFYLRHRPNLMCVCVLIDSRHSPQATDLAFMEKLGEEGIPFVMVFTKADKQSTAQTKALVTDYLKKMSEIWDELPRYFLTSAETGLGRDELLDFIAEVNQQWVADATPNA from the coding sequence ATGATTATTCACGACGCCCAATTTCTCACGAGTAATTCGCGGGCGGAGTTGTGCCCGGCCCCCACACTGCCCGAATACGCATTCATCGGGCGCTCCAACGTGGGCAAATCTTCGCTAATTAACATGCTAACCGAGCGCAAAGGGCTGGCTAAAACGTCAGCGTCGCCCGGCAAAACACAATTAATTAACCATTTTATCATCAATGACAAATGGTTCTTGGTCGATTTGCCGGGCTATGGCTACGCTAAAGTGAGCAAGACTTCGCGCGCTGAATGGACGCGCATGATAAACTTTTACCTGCGCCACCGCCCCAACCTCATGTGCGTGTGCGTGCTGATTGACTCGCGCCATTCCCCGCAGGCCACCGACTTGGCTTTCATGGAAAAGCTGGGCGAGGAAGGCATTCCCTTCGTGATGGTGTTCACGAAGGCCGACAAACAGTCGACGGCCCAAACCAAGGCCTTGGTAACCGATTACCTCAAAAAAATGAGCGAAATCTGGGACGAGTTGCCGCGCTACTTCCTCACCTCGGCCGAAACCGGGCTGGGGCGCGACGAGCTGCTCGATTTTATTGCCGAAGTCAACCAGCAGTGGGTGGCCGATGCGACGCCCAATGCGTAG
- a CDS encoding energy transducer TonB: MTKARSVSQLALGLLLAAAAPALAQTTPNTTPAGQAPGEKGTGIGSVGKAIPVAEYYEGGQAAMYEFIGKELKYPVMAKRNRIQGQCIISFQLNADGTMQDMRIVKQLGGGTGEEALRVVRLLKFKKPELPIRASLPIVFKLGQTASNATDAQ; encoded by the coding sequence ATGACGAAAGCACGTTCCGTTTCGCAGCTGGCCCTGGGCCTGTTGCTGGCCGCGGCCGCCCCGGCCCTGGCCCAAACCACCCCCAACACCACCCCGGCGGGCCAGGCGCCCGGCGAAAAGGGCACCGGCATCGGCTCGGTGGGCAAGGCCATTCCCGTGGCTGAGTACTACGAAGGCGGCCAAGCCGCCATGTACGAGTTCATCGGCAAGGAGCTGAAGTACCCCGTGATGGCCAAGCGCAACCGCATCCAGGGCCAGTGCATCATCAGCTTTCAGCTGAACGCCGACGGCACCATGCAGGACATGCGCATTGTGAAGCAGCTGGGCGGTGGCACCGGCGAAGAAGCCCTGCGCGTGGTGCGTCTGCTCAAGTTCAAGAAGCCCGAGCTGCCCATTCGGGCCAGCCTGCCCATCGTGTTCAAGCTGGGCCAGACGGCCTCGAACGCGACGGATGCGCAATAG
- a CDS encoding DUF5606 domain-containing protein produces MPYELQELAAISGMPGLYRLVRAARHGVLVESLDEKATRTLAPARNKVSLLSEISIYTQDPDQTVPLTEVFERIYQKHGAASPVTAKSSEGELTDFLAGVIPDYDRDRVYLSDIKKLATWYGIVSKHRPYQAAPAAEAPTTETTTETPAADAAPAPKAKRKSAKAAEESTASEPLSTGGVIGETDAAPTAAGNPEATTPAKKSRKKAE; encoded by the coding sequence ATGCCCTACGAATTGCAAGAGTTGGCCGCCATCAGCGGCATGCCCGGCCTGTACCGCTTGGTGCGCGCCGCCCGCCACGGCGTCCTGGTTGAGAGCCTCGACGAGAAAGCCACCCGGACGCTGGCCCCAGCTCGCAACAAAGTGTCGCTGCTGTCGGAAATCTCCATCTACACCCAGGACCCCGACCAGACTGTGCCGCTGACCGAGGTATTTGAGCGCATTTACCAGAAGCACGGCGCGGCCTCGCCCGTTACGGCCAAATCGAGCGAAGGCGAGCTGACCGATTTCCTGGCCGGCGTGATTCCCGACTATGACCGCGACCGGGTGTACCTGTCCGACATCAAGAAGCTGGCCACCTGGTACGGCATCGTGAGCAAGCACCGCCCCTACCAGGCCGCACCCGCTGCCGAAGCACCGACAACCGAAACCACTACTGAAACGCCGGCTGCTGACGCGGCTCCGGCCCCCAAAGCCAAGCGCAAATCGGCCAAAGCCGCCGAGGAGTCCACCGCCAGCGAGCCCCTGAGCACGGGCGGCGTGATTGGTGAAACCGACGCGGCCCCGACGGCCGCCGGCAACCCGGAAGCAACCACGCCCGCCAAGAAAAGCCGTAAAAAAGCGGAGTAG